From one Perca fluviatilis chromosome 10, GENO_Pfluv_1.0, whole genome shotgun sequence genomic stretch:
- the LOC120567385 gene encoding skin secretory protein xP2-like, which translates to MPLMMSNKPKSHKSMGEGEWMARLRAYASSGVWPSGGNRPAPKQRKWHDLYQKIEKCPMQARGQTTLFGGSVACNCGFHGAKPTTQPPAAASQSAALVSTPGATAAVPPSFWRPPPSLSMFTKSRFGGSQSATLKPNLVARRSPSPSSSPVRTPSPSPSSVRTPSPSPSSGRTPSHAPSSGRTPSPSPSSVRTPSHAPSSGRTPSPSPSSVRTPSHAPSSGRTPSPSPSSVRTPSHAVNTSMAEACDEPGGVQLASAGAACSFWLPAEMRKNIPIQDQRWISNAIFHSGKLRQDLKLWYEPPVPALIYHQTPTPDRFFTHRLMVWMPYHLWKVRVNCPEGRS; encoded by the exons ATGCCCCTGATG ATGAGCAATAAGCCTAAAAGCCACAAGTCCATGGGGGAAGGAGAGTGGATGGCAAGGCTGAGGGCATATGCCAGCTCAGGGGTTTGGCCTTCTGGAGGCAACAGACCAGCCCCTAAGCAGCGGAAGTGGCATGACCTCTATCAGAAG ATTGAGAAATGCCCCATGCAGGCCCGTGGACAGACCACTCTGTTTGGTGGGTCAGTGGCCTGTAATTGTGGATTTCACGGTGCTAAG CCCACCACTCAGCCTCCTGCCGCAGCCTCGCAGTCTGCAGCTCTGGTCTCGACCCCTGGTGCAACGGCTGCTGTGCCACCATCTTTCTGGCGCCCCCCTCCAAGTTTGTCAATG TTCACTAAATCACGCTTTGGTGGGTCACAGTCTGCCACACTAAAGCCTAATTTAGTGGCTAGGAGGAGCCCCAGCCCCTCTTCCTCCCCTGTGAGGACTCCCAGCCCCTCTCCATCCTCTGTGAGGACCCCCAGCCCCTCTCCATCCTCTGGGAGGACCCCGAGCCATGCCCCGTCTTCTGGGAGGACCCCCAGCCCCTCTCCATCCTCTGTGAGGACCCCGAGCCATGCCCCGTCTTCTGGGAGGACCCCCAGCCCCTCTCCATCCTCTGTGAGGACCCCGAGCCATGCCCCGTCTTCTGGGAGGACCCCCAGCCCCTCTCCATCCTCTGTGAGGACTCCGAGCCATGCTGTGAACACCAGCATGGCAGAAGCCTGT GATGAACCTGGAGGAGTTCAGCTGGCCAGTGCTGGGGCTGCATGTTCTTTCTGGTTGCCAGCAGAGATGCGGAAAAACATCCCCATCCAAGACCAGAGGTGGATTTCTAACGCCATTTTCCACTCTGGCAAACTGCGACAAGATTTGAAGCTGTGGTACGAACCCCCTGTCCCAGCTCTCATATATCACCAGACACCAACACCAGATCGCTTTTTTACCCATCGGCTGATGGTGTGGATGCCCTACCACCTGTGGAAGGTGAGGGTAAACTGCCCTGAGGGGCGAAGCTGA
- the LOC120567386 gene encoding bile salt-activated lipase-like, whose translation MLEDVDGGEEEDEGFEEDQPPDLTVSGLLDDLSVSTQPICSSLTASSMPSASSLAAPIQPAASTMAAPIQPAASSLAAPIQPSASSLAAPIQPAASSLAAPIQPAASTMAAPIQPAASNLAAPIQPAASTLAAPIQPAASTLAAPIQPAASSLAAPIQPAASNLAAPIQPAASSLAAPIQPAASTMAAPIQPAASSLAAPIQPSASSLAAPIQPAASSLPAASTLAAEASWAVDESGVPGMDRVDSLAEYLVELRNKPSLVLTNQQVSDIVILWQNLLDFDKQQIVFSARHQTRLVTGRFRTQKNRQEFTPGVRGVPKKRSRWDLILEDYRRIRQRILANGDVMQQTTMQLVDVSHTTLVKWHNKRVKRQDIAVVKQGLDLPPVCGG comes from the exons ATGCTGGAGGATGTGGACGGGGGCGAGGAAGAGGATGAGGGCTTCGAGGAAGACCAACCACCTGACCTCACGGTGTCAGGTCTCCTTGATGATCTTAGCGTCTCAACACAGCCTATCTGCTCCTCCCTGACTGCCTCCTCCATGCCTTCTGCCTCCTCCCTGGCTGCTCCCATCCAGCCTGCTGCCTCCACCATGGCTGCTCCCATCCAGCCTGCTGCCTCCTCCCTGGCTGCTCCCATCCAGCCTTCTGCCTCCTCCCTGGCTGCTCCCATCCAGCCTGCTGCCTCCTCACTGGCTGCTCCCATCCAGCCTGCTGCCTCCACCATGGCTGCTCCCATCCAGCCTGCTGCCTCCAACCTGGCTGCTCCCATCCAGCCTGCTGCCTCCACCCTGGCTGCTCCCATCCAGCCTGCTGCCTCCACCCTGGCTGCTCCCATCCAGCCTGCTGCTTCCTCACTGGCTGCTCCCATCCAGCCTGCTGCCTCCAACCTGGCTGCTCCCATCCAGCCTGCTGCCTCCTCACTGGCTGCTCCCATCCAGCCTGCTGCCTCCACCATGGCTGCTCCCATCCAGCCTGCTGCCTCCTCCCTGGCTGCTCCCATCCAGCCTTCTGCCTCCTCACTGGCTGCTCCCATCCAGCCTGCTGCCTCCTCCCTGCCTGCTGCCTCCACCCTGGCTGCGGAAGCATCTTGG GCTGTGGATGAGTCCGGTGTGCCAGGCATGGACAGAGTGGACAGCTTGGCAGAATATCTAGTGGAGCTGCGCAACAAGCCCTCACTAGTCCTCACCAACCAGCAG GTGAGCGATATTGTCATTCTGTGGCAGAACCTGCTAGACTTTGACAAGCAGCAGATTGTCTTTTCTGCCAGACACCAGACCAGGCTGGTCACAGGGAGGTTCAGGACTCAAAAGAACAGGCAGGAGTTCACTCCAGGGGTGAGAGGAGT TCCCAAGAAGAGATCCAGATGGGACCTTATCCTGGAGGACTATAGGCGAATCAGGCAGCGCATTCTGGCCAATGGGGACGTTATGCAGCAGACCACCATGCAGCTGGTGGACGTGAGCCATACCACCCTGGTGAAGTGGCACAATAAGAGGGTGAAGAGGCAGGACATCGCAGTGGTGAAGCAGGGACTGGACCTGCCGCCTGTCTGTGGCGGCTGA